The following are encoded in a window of Brockia lithotrophica genomic DNA:
- the hypF gene encoding carbamoyltransferase HypF gives MEADGGVKRSGVPASGMGASPRPEGERVAVRITIRGRVQGVGFRPFVARLADRFGVFGSVQNNMDGVFVYAEGSPEAVQGFVDALPEEKPRAARIYEYRVEDAEPRGEREFRILPSDPEGESHLVIPVDMAVCEDCLREMRDPTNRRYRYPFISCTQCGPRYTIIESLPYDRERTTMRLFPLCEDCRREYEDPADRRYHAETTACAVCGPSLILTDADGRPLSGDPVLRAQELLREGKIVAVKGIGGFHLACDATREDVVQLLRARKHRPRKPLAVMVRDLAHARRVAELTPEEESWLTSAEAPIVIAWQRPDSPLAPSVAPRLATVGIMLPYSPLHHLLLEEGAPPYLVMTSANPSGLPILYRNEEAYDYLRGIADAFLLHNRPIVHPLDDSVLRVVGGDVDLLRRSRGFVPEPIFTHVDVHGIVGMGSEEKNTFAFGRHRQLFVGPHIGDMGAVEVEEHYLREFEHLFRWMGIRLTRIAVDMHPLFTTRRLAQDLRRRFPEAEIVPVQHHHAHLAAAMGEHHLDGEVYGLILDGTGYGTDGAIWGFEVLYGGYARFRRIAHLRYAPLPGGDRAVREPWRTLLGMLYGFFGAKRAEGIFRRHLPERFETARALLRFLAAGGRGVPLAGTCGRLFDAVSALLGLVEESAYDGEPAIVLSELIRPEEEFPPYTFAVRENAEGFLLDPAPLFEEILRDFAGGVPPKEIAGKFHAAIVRALKEVVVRDAAAHPERTRRVVLSGGCFHNPTLRRKLKLALESSGFEVFTHRVLPAGDGGLSAGQVFVARYQGG, from the coding sequence TTGGAAGCAGATGGTGGCGTAAAGCGCAGCGGCGTTCCCGCATCCGGCATGGGCGCCTCCCCGCGGCCGGAGGGGGAGAGGGTCGCTGTTCGGATCACGATCCGCGGACGCGTACAGGGGGTCGGGTTTCGTCCCTTCGTCGCCCGCCTCGCCGACCGGTTCGGCGTGTTCGGCAGCGTTCAAAACAACATGGACGGCGTGTTCGTCTACGCGGAGGGGTCTCCAGAAGCGGTGCAGGGCTTCGTGGACGCCCTTCCAGAGGAAAAGCCGCGTGCGGCGCGGATCTACGAGTACCGCGTAGAAGATGCGGAACCGCGTGGAGAACGGGAGTTTCGCATCCTCCCGAGCGATCCTGAAGGCGAATCGCACCTCGTGATCCCCGTGGACATGGCCGTCTGCGAAGACTGCCTGCGGGAGATGCGCGACCCCACGAACCGCCGGTACCGCTACCCGTTCATCAGCTGCACGCAGTGCGGGCCGCGCTACACGATCATCGAGTCGCTTCCGTACGACCGCGAGCGCACGACGATGCGGCTCTTCCCGCTGTGCGAGGATTGCCGCCGCGAGTACGAGGATCCCGCCGACCGCCGCTACCACGCTGAGACCACCGCCTGCGCCGTCTGCGGACCGTCGCTCATCCTCACGGATGCCGACGGTCGGCCCCTTTCCGGAGATCCCGTACTGCGCGCGCAGGAGCTCCTTCGGGAAGGCAAGATCGTCGCCGTAAAGGGCATCGGGGGATTTCACCTCGCCTGCGACGCCACGCGGGAGGACGTCGTACAACTTCTCCGCGCCCGCAAACACCGCCCGCGGAAACCGCTCGCGGTCATGGTACGCGACCTCGCACACGCTCGGCGCGTGGCGGAACTGACCCCCGAAGAGGAGTCCTGGCTCACGTCCGCGGAGGCGCCGATCGTGATCGCGTGGCAGCGGCCGGACTCGCCCCTCGCGCCGTCCGTGGCCCCGCGACTCGCTACCGTGGGCATCATGCTCCCCTACTCGCCTCTGCACCACCTCCTCCTCGAAGAGGGCGCTCCCCCGTACCTCGTGATGACGAGCGCCAATCCCTCCGGCCTCCCCATCCTCTACCGGAATGAAGAGGCGTACGACTACCTGCGGGGGATCGCCGACGCCTTCCTCCTACACAACCGCCCGATCGTCCACCCGTTGGACGACTCCGTGCTCCGCGTGGTGGGAGGGGACGTGGACCTTCTACGCCGCTCCCGCGGGTTTGTGCCCGAGCCGATCTTCACCCACGTGGACGTTCACGGCATCGTCGGGATGGGCTCCGAGGAAAAGAACACGTTTGCCTTCGGACGCCACCGGCAGCTCTTTGTCGGGCCGCACATCGGCGACATGGGCGCCGTGGAGGTCGAAGAGCACTACCTGCGGGAGTTCGAACACCTCTTCCGCTGGATGGGGATTCGGCTGACGCGCATCGCCGTGGACATGCACCCGCTCTTTACGACGCGCCGGCTCGCCCAAGATCTCCGCAGGCGGTTTCCTGAGGCAGAGATCGTCCCCGTACAGCACCACCACGCGCACCTCGCCGCAGCGATGGGAGAACACCACCTCGACGGGGAAGTCTACGGGCTCATCCTCGACGGGACGGGGTACGGTACGGACGGGGCGATTTGGGGGTTCGAGGTGCTCTACGGTGGCTACGCGCGCTTTCGCCGCATCGCGCACCTGCGCTACGCACCGCTCCCCGGCGGAGATCGCGCTGTGCGCGAACCTTGGCGGACGCTCCTCGGGATGCTCTACGGGTTCTTCGGGGCGAAGCGGGCCGAAGGCATCTTCCGCCGCCACCTTCCGGAACGCTTCGAGACCGCCCGCGCCCTCCTCCGTTTTCTCGCCGCGGGGGGGAGGGGCGTGCCTCTGGCGGGGACGTGTGGCCGTCTCTTCGACGCCGTGAGCGCCCTCCTCGGACTCGTCGAGGAGTCCGCCTACGACGGAGAGCCGGCCATCGTCCTTTCGGAACTCATCCGGCCGGAGGAGGAATTTCCGCCGTACACCTTCGCCGTGCGCGAGAACGCGGAAGGTTTCCTGCTGGATCCGGCGCCGCTCTTTGAGGAAATCCTCCGCGACTTCGCCGGGGGCGTGCCGCCTAAGGAGATCGCCGGGAAGTTCCACGCGGCGATCGTGCGCGCCTTAAAAGAAGTCGTCGTTCGGGATGCCGCCGCGCACCCCGAACGTACGCGGCGCGTGGTCCTCTCCGGGGGGTGCTTCCACAACCCTACGCTGCGGAGAAAGCTCAAGCTCGCCCTCGAATCTTCGGGATTCGAGGTCTTCACCCACCGCGTCTTGCCCGCCGGCGACGGCGGCCTTTCCGCCGGACAGGTGTTCGTTGCACGATACCAAGGGGGGTAG
- the cybH gene encoding Ni/Fe-hydrogenase, b-type cytochrome subunit, with translation MARTSGGSGSAQVAAPSGKLVDRVPKVERVSPGTVKVYVWELPVRVWHWVNALAIFTLFVTGVYIGNPFVQPIPIEATEASNFFMGWARDIHFITAFIFTLGWIGRLYWLIWGNRYAAEHPFRKDFWKGMWETLKFYLFLPNKKQHYVGHNPLAMFSYWLLGIMSLIMVLTGFYMLFEPQPESFWGKLFAWVPWIFGPSFMVRSWHRIVAWLIMIFVVVHVYMAIRDDVLEKSGTLSSIFTGYKVAPEEAVREELAKKSD, from the coding sequence ATGGCGCGGACGTCGGGAGGGAGCGGATCCGCGCAGGTAGCCGCCCCGAGTGGGAAGCTCGTCGACCGCGTCCCCAAGGTGGAACGCGTGTCGCCCGGTACGGTCAAGGTTTACGTCTGGGAGCTCCCCGTTCGGGTGTGGCACTGGGTCAACGCTCTGGCGATTTTCACGCTCTTCGTGACCGGCGTGTACATCGGCAATCCGTTCGTCCAGCCCATCCCCATCGAGGCTACGGAAGCGTCGAACTTCTTCATGGGGTGGGCGCGGGACATCCACTTCATCACGGCGTTCATCTTCACCCTGGGATGGATTGGCCGGTTGTACTGGCTCATCTGGGGGAACCGCTACGCAGCTGAGCATCCGTTTAGGAAAGACTTCTGGAAGGGCATGTGGGAGACCCTCAAGTTCTACCTGTTCCTGCCAAACAAAAAGCAGCACTACGTGGGGCACAACCCCTTGGCGATGTTTAGTTACTGGCTCCTGGGGATCATGTCCCTTATAATGGTGCTGACGGGGTTCTACATGCTCTTTGAACCGCAACCCGAGAGCTTCTGGGGTAAGCTCTTCGCCTGGGTGCCGTGGATCTTCGGGCCGAGCTTCATGGTTCGGTCGTGGCACCGCATCGTCGCCTGGCTCATCATGATCTTTGTAGTCGTCCACGTGTACATGGCCATCCGCGACGATGTCCTCGAGAAGAGCGGGACGTTGAGCTCCATCTTTACGGGCTACAAGGTCGCCCCCGAAGAAGCCGTGCGGGAAGAACTCGCCAAGAAGAGCGACTGA
- a CDS encoding HypC/HybG/HupF family hydrogenase formation chaperone, producing MCVGVPGKILERDEYTAIVDVMGSRLKIGILLTPDVEVGDWVLVHAGKALQVIDEQFALESIEAWKLINELREQGVIDPTDR from the coding sequence ATGTGCGTTGGGGTACCCGGGAAAATCCTCGAACGCGACGAGTACACGGCGATTGTCGACGTCATGGGTTCGCGGCTTAAGATCGGCATCCTCCTCACGCCGGACGTAGAAGTGGGGGACTGGGTGCTCGTGCATGCGGGGAAGGCGCTGCAGGTCATCGACGAGCAGTTTGCCCTCGAGAGCATCGAGGCGTGGAAGCTCATCAATGAGCTTCGGGAGCAGGGCGTCATCGATCCGACCGACCGCTGA
- the hypB gene encoding hydrogenase nickel incorporation protein HypB, which yields MERIVLSEDALASNNKAAAHNRELFRKYGVLTINIMSAPGSGKTTLLEHTVKALAPKYRIGVIEGDLATQKDADRIRAAGAKAIQINTQGVCHLDARMVAKVLPQFDLSQFDIVFIENVGNLICPANYDLGERHRVALLSVPEGNDKILKYPVMFLKTELVLLNKIDLLPYFEFSVEQAVEDLRTINPDSRLIPISTKDGTNLDQWYAWIDEVYAAWKQMVA from the coding sequence GTGGAGCGCATCGTCCTTTCCGAGGACGCCCTCGCGAGCAACAACAAGGCGGCGGCGCACAACCGGGAGCTCTTTCGCAAGTACGGGGTCCTCACGATCAACATCATGAGCGCCCCGGGGTCGGGCAAGACCACCCTTCTCGAGCACACCGTGAAAGCGCTTGCGCCGAAGTACCGAATCGGCGTGATCGAAGGCGACCTCGCGACGCAGAAGGACGCGGACCGAATTCGCGCGGCCGGAGCAAAGGCGATCCAGATCAACACGCAGGGGGTCTGCCACCTCGACGCCCGCATGGTGGCCAAGGTGCTTCCGCAGTTTGACCTCTCCCAGTTCGACATCGTGTTCATCGAGAACGTGGGGAACCTGATCTGCCCGGCAAACTACGACCTCGGCGAACGCCACCGCGTCGCCCTTCTCAGCGTCCCCGAAGGCAACGACAAGATCCTCAAGTACCCCGTGATGTTCCTCAAGACGGAGCTCGTCCTTCTCAACAAGATCGACCTTTTGCCGTACTTCGAATTCAGCGTCGAGCAGGCCGTCGAAGACCTCCGGACGATCAACCCGGACTCGCGGCTCATCCCGATTTCCACAAAGGACGGGACGAACCTCGACCAGTGGTACGCTTGGATTGACGAGGTGTACGCGGCTTGGAAGCAGATGGTGGCGTAA
- a CDS encoding hydrogenase small subunit, which yields MPTATGHKTIYEEALEAGLTRRDFLKLASAITLALGLDLKEMPKVVRAMETKERVPVIWLEFQSCSGCGESFIRSMQPRMEKVLFDLISLEYTELIMAGAGSAAEEHRKKIMAEYPGKYVLVVEGSVPAPEYLFIGGHSAYDILRETAEKAMAVVSFGSCSSWGGIPAAKPNPTGAKAAADLVKGKPVIRIPGCPPIAEVMTNTIAHIVIFGQIPELDELGRPKEFFRHRLHDKCQRRAYFDAGLFAESFDDEGARQGYCLYKLGCRGPTTYNACAELRWNGGLSWPVQSGHPCIGCSEPNFWDQGPFYERLAMIPGTQTTVNPEKVGAILTGVVVAGIAAHAAATVVLRGRIAKHEKAETAAKEE from the coding sequence ATGCCGACCGCTACGGGGCACAAGACGATCTACGAGGAAGCTTTGGAAGCCGGCCTCACGCGGCGCGACTTCCTTAAGCTCGCCTCGGCGATCACCCTCGCCCTGGGGCTCGACCTCAAGGAAATGCCCAAGGTCGTCCGGGCGATGGAGACGAAGGAACGCGTACCGGTGATCTGGCTGGAGTTCCAGAGCTGCAGCGGATGCGGGGAATCTTTCATTCGCTCCATGCAGCCGCGCATGGAAAAGGTCCTCTTCGATCTCATCTCCCTCGAGTACACGGAACTCATCATGGCAGGTGCCGGAAGCGCGGCGGAAGAACACCGCAAGAAGATCATGGCCGAATACCCCGGGAAGTACGTCCTCGTCGTCGAGGGAAGCGTCCCGGCGCCGGAGTACCTCTTCATCGGCGGGCATTCCGCGTACGACATCCTCCGGGAGACCGCGGAAAAGGCGATGGCCGTCGTCTCCTTCGGAAGCTGCTCGTCCTGGGGCGGGATTCCCGCGGCCAAGCCAAACCCGACAGGGGCCAAGGCGGCCGCCGATCTCGTAAAGGGGAAGCCTGTGATCCGCATCCCGGGCTGCCCGCCGATCGCGGAAGTCATGACGAACACGATCGCCCACATCGTGATCTTTGGCCAAATCCCCGAACTCGACGAGCTCGGTCGGCCCAAGGAATTCTTCCGTCACCGCCTGCACGACAAGTGCCAGCGCCGCGCGTATTTCGACGCTGGGCTCTTTGCCGAGTCGTTCGACGACGAAGGGGCGCGGCAAGGGTACTGCCTGTACAAGCTCGGATGCCGGGGTCCGACGACGTACAACGCCTGCGCGGAACTCCGCTGGAACGGCGGCCTCTCCTGGCCCGTACAGTCTGGCCACCCGTGCATCGGTTGTTCGGAGCCCAACTTCTGGGACCAGGGTCCTTTCTACGAGCGGCTGGCGATGATTCCGGGCACGCAGACGACGGTAAACCCCGAAAAGGTAGGCGCAATCCTTACGGGTGTCGTCGTTGCGGGCATCGCCGCCCACGCTGCGGCTACCGTCGTGCTCCGCGGGCGGATTGCGAAGCACGAAAAGGCCGAAACGGCCGCCAAGGAAGAGTAA
- a CDS encoding HyaD/HybD family hydrogenase maturation endopeptidase — translation MHITVLGLGNTLFSDEGVGMHVLPLLEEALRAAYGKRKDLTVDIVEGGTDGLRLIVPVEDAENLIVVDAVEAKKPPGTVLVIEGEENIPVYYGVRLSAHEIGLPEILFGAKIRGRLPKRVALVGVQPASLEVGLELTDTVRAKLPEVVEAVLGLVEKWVREELGEESAERAKEDIHPPS, via the coding sequence GTGCACATCACCGTGCTGGGGCTGGGGAACACGCTTTTCAGCGACGAAGGGGTGGGGATGCACGTCCTCCCGCTTCTGGAAGAGGCGCTTCGTGCCGCGTACGGCAAACGCAAGGACCTCACCGTCGACATCGTCGAAGGGGGAACGGACGGCCTTCGGCTCATCGTTCCCGTCGAAGATGCGGAAAACTTGATCGTCGTCGACGCCGTCGAAGCCAAAAAGCCGCCCGGTACCGTGCTCGTGATCGAAGGCGAGGAAAACATCCCTGTGTACTACGGGGTGCGCCTCTCCGCCCACGAGATTGGACTTCCGGAGATCCTCTTTGGTGCCAAGATTCGTGGCCGACTTCCCAAGCGCGTGGCCCTTGTGGGCGTTCAGCCGGCCTCCTTGGAAGTAGGTCTCGAACTTACGGACACCGTTCGGGCGAAGCTGCCCGAGGTCGTCGAAGCCGTCCTCGGCCTGGTGGAAAAATGGGTACGGGAGGAACTCGGGGAGGAATCCGCCGAGCGGGCGAAGGAAGACATACACCCTCCCTCTTAA
- a CDS encoding nickel-dependent hydrogenase large subunit, with protein MANRLVVDPITRIEGHLRIEAELDGSGRISKAYSSGTAVRGIELIVQGRDPRDLWAFTQRICGVCTTVHALASVRAVENALGIKIPLNANLIRNIMYGAQMAHDHTVHFYQLHALDWVNVVSAAQADPVKASEIAQNYAPWSNWPKTSPAYFKDILAKLKKVIDSGQLGIFATGYWNHPAYVLPPEINLIAVAHYLEALDWQREVVRIHTIFGGRNPHPNYVVGGVPWPIDLNSDNALNTSRLTEVGRQLDMAIEFVNNVYYADAILLAAAYRDWRYGGGLKNYISYGDMPPNDIDDVASYRFPRGAVLDFNLNEVHPVDMVDPKQIQEFVDHSWYTYDGKEKPGYGKHPFEGETNLHFTGPKPPFEYLNVEGKYSWVKAPRWEEKPMEVGPLARMIVGYAAKNEVIRGTVDEALARVNETIKALGGTDTVDIHWMHSAIGRTLARALDAKIALQYAKEDFDRLLANIKAGDWSTFNGKKWDPSTWPKEAKGVGYTEAPRGALGHWVIIKDGKVERFQAVVPTTWNASPRDALENVGAYEASLVGTPIHKADEPVEILRIIHSFDPCMACAVHLTDLTTNQTLEFFLDM; from the coding sequence ATGGCCAACCGCTTGGTCGTCGACCCGATCACGCGCATCGAGGGACACCTCAGAATCGAGGCCGAACTCGACGGGAGTGGAAGGATTTCCAAGGCCTACAGCTCCGGCACGGCCGTGCGCGGGATCGAGCTCATCGTCCAGGGGCGTGACCCGCGCGACCTGTGGGCCTTCACGCAGCGCATCTGCGGCGTTTGCACCACGGTGCACGCGCTGGCGTCGGTCCGCGCAGTGGAAAACGCTCTGGGCATCAAAATTCCGCTCAACGCCAACCTGATCCGCAACATCATGTACGGGGCGCAGATGGCCCACGACCACACGGTGCACTTCTACCAGCTGCACGCCCTCGACTGGGTGAACGTCGTATCCGCAGCCCAGGCCGACCCGGTGAAAGCGAGCGAGATCGCCCAGAACTACGCTCCGTGGTCGAACTGGCCGAAGACTTCGCCCGCCTACTTCAAGGACATTCTCGCCAAGCTCAAGAAGGTCATCGACAGCGGGCAGTTGGGGATCTTCGCCACGGGGTACTGGAACCACCCCGCGTACGTGCTTCCGCCGGAGATCAACCTCATCGCCGTTGCCCACTACCTGGAGGCCCTCGACTGGCAGCGCGAAGTCGTCCGCATCCACACGATCTTCGGCGGCCGCAACCCGCACCCCAACTACGTGGTAGGCGGCGTACCGTGGCCCATCGACCTGAACAGCGACAACGCCCTGAACACCTCCCGCCTCACGGAAGTCGGCCGCCAGCTCGACATGGCCATCGAATTCGTAAACAACGTGTACTACGCGGATGCCATCCTCCTCGCGGCGGCTTACCGCGACTGGAGGTACGGGGGCGGGCTCAAGAACTACATCTCGTACGGGGACATGCCGCCGAACGACATCGACGACGTGGCGTCCTACCGCTTCCCGCGGGGTGCGGTGCTCGACTTCAACTTGAACGAAGTTCACCCCGTGGACATGGTCGACCCGAAGCAGATTCAGGAGTTCGTCGACCACTCCTGGTACACGTACGACGGCAAGGAGAAGCCCGGATACGGAAAGCACCCGTTTGAAGGAGAGACGAACCTCCACTTCACCGGCCCCAAGCCTCCCTTCGAGTACCTGAACGTCGAAGGGAAGTACTCGTGGGTGAAGGCGCCGCGCTGGGAAGAAAAGCCCATGGAGGTCGGGCCGCTGGCGCGGATGATCGTGGGGTACGCGGCGAAGAACGAAGTCATCCGGGGGACGGTAGACGAAGCGCTCGCCCGCGTAAACGAGACGATCAAGGCGCTCGGCGGGACGGACACGGTGGACATCCACTGGATGCACTCCGCCATCGGCCGCACCCTCGCCCGCGCCCTCGACGCCAAGATCGCCCTCCAGTACGCCAAGGAAGACTTCGACCGCTTGCTCGCGAACATCAAGGCGGGCGACTGGTCGACCTTTAACGGCAAGAAGTGGGATCCGTCTACTTGGCCCAAGGAGGCTAAGGGCGTCGGGTACACGGAGGCCCCGCGCGGCGCGCTCGGCCACTGGGTGATCATCAAGGACGGGAAGGTCGAGCGGTTCCAGGCCGTCGTGCCGACGACGTGGAACGCTTCGCCGCGGGATGCGCTCGAAAACGTGGGTGCATACGAGGCCTCCCTCGTCGGAACCCCCATCCACAAGGCGGACGAACCGGTGGAGATCCTCCGGATCATCCACTCCTTCGACCCGTGCATGGCGTGTGCCGTGCACCTCACGGACCTCACGACCAACCAAACCCTCGAGTTCTTCCTCGACATGTAA
- a CDS encoding ribonucleoside triphosphate reductase, whose product MDLKRLVEDYLTQNDWRVHENSNMNYSLQGLNNHIAQEVVKWYWLHEVYTPEIRKAHEEGDFHIHDLGSLSVYCMGWDLKDLLLTGFTGVEGKISSKPPKHFRTALLQVVNFFYTLQGEAAGAQAFSNFDTYLAPFIAYDGLSYDEVKQAMQEFIFNLNVPTRVGFQTPFTNITLDLVVPDYMKDEPVIIGGEYMERTYKEFQREMDMFNMAFAEVMLEGDAQGRIFTFPIPTYNVTKDFPWDSPVVDKIMEMTAKYGTPYFSNFVSSDMNPEDARSMCCRLRLDNRELKKRGGGLFGANPLTGSIGVVTINLPRIGYLAKSEAEFFARLEELMRIAKESLEIKRAKLEEWTEAGLYPYTKFYLRNVKGLVVGTDPFAAFSLGGSGSYWNNHFSTIGLVGMNEALVNFLGTNIATKKGVEFANKVLDFMRERVADFQEETGHLYNLEATPAEGASYRLARLDRERWPEIFTAGESTPYYTNSSQLPVDFTDDLFTALDLQADLQTKYTGGTVFHAFLGEAVSDIRVVKKIVKTIAERYPIPYYTLTPTFSICPNHGYLSGEHFTCPYCGAKTEVYSRVVGYYRPVQNWHEGKKEEFAQRLEFKLHAGAGA is encoded by the coding sequence ATGGATCTCAAACGGCTCGTCGAAGACTACCTCACCCAAAACGACTGGCGGGTGCACGAGAACAGCAACATGAACTACTCTCTACAGGGGCTCAACAACCACATCGCGCAGGAAGTCGTGAAGTGGTACTGGCTCCACGAGGTGTACACGCCGGAAATCCGGAAGGCGCACGAAGAAGGGGATTTCCACATCCACGACTTGGGAAGCCTTTCCGTCTACTGCATGGGTTGGGACCTTAAAGACCTCCTCCTTACGGGCTTCACCGGCGTGGAAGGAAAGATTTCCTCGAAGCCTCCCAAGCACTTCCGCACGGCGCTCCTTCAGGTAGTGAACTTTTTCTACACGCTTCAGGGGGAGGCGGCCGGAGCGCAGGCGTTCTCCAACTTCGATACATACCTCGCGCCGTTTATCGCCTACGACGGCCTTTCCTACGACGAAGTGAAGCAGGCGATGCAGGAGTTCATCTTCAACCTCAACGTCCCCACGCGGGTGGGCTTTCAAACGCCCTTCACCAACATCACCCTCGACCTAGTCGTCCCCGACTACATGAAAGACGAGCCCGTAATCATCGGCGGCGAGTACATGGAGCGCACGTACAAGGAATTCCAGCGCGAGATGGACATGTTCAACATGGCCTTTGCCGAGGTCATGCTCGAAGGCGACGCCCAAGGACGGATTTTCACCTTTCCCATCCCCACGTACAACGTCACCAAGGACTTCCCCTGGGATTCGCCCGTCGTGGATAAGATCATGGAGATGACGGCAAAGTACGGGACTCCCTACTTCTCCAACTTCGTCTCTTCGGACATGAACCCGGAAGACGCGCGAAGCATGTGCTGCCGCCTCCGCCTCGACAACCGCGAGCTCAAAAAGCGCGGGGGAGGGCTCTTCGGCGCCAATCCCCTCACCGGCTCCATCGGCGTGGTGACCATCAACCTCCCGCGCATCGGCTACCTCGCCAAATCCGAGGCAGAGTTCTTCGCCCGACTGGAAGAACTTATGCGCATCGCCAAGGAAAGCTTGGAAATCAAGCGCGCGAAGCTCGAGGAGTGGACGGAAGCCGGGCTCTATCCGTACACGAAGTTCTACCTGCGAAACGTAAAGGGACTCGTCGTAGGCACGGACCCATTCGCCGCGTTCTCCCTCGGCGGCTCCGGCAGTTACTGGAACAACCACTTCTCCACGATTGGCCTCGTGGGGATGAACGAAGCCCTCGTGAACTTCCTCGGCACGAACATCGCCACAAAAAAAGGCGTGGAGTTTGCCAATAAAGTCCTTGACTTCATGCGCGAGCGCGTCGCGGATTTCCAGGAAGAAACGGGGCACCTCTACAACCTCGAAGCGACGCCCGCCGAAGGCGCCTCCTACCGCCTCGCCCGCTTAGACCGCGAGCGCTGGCCGGAAATCTTTACGGCGGGAGAATCCACGCCCTACTACACAAACTCTTCTCAGCTTCCCGTGGACTTTACAGATGACCTCTTTACGGCCCTAGACCTTCAGGCCGACCTTCAGACGAAGTATACGGGCGGTACGGTATTCCACGCCTTTCTCGGCGAAGCCGTCTCTGACATTCGCGTCGTAAAGAAAATCGTAAAGACCATCGCCGAACGCTACCCGATTCCCTACTACACGCTTACGCCGACCTTCAGCATCTGCCCCAACCACGGATACCTCTCCGGAGAACACTTCACCTGCCCATACTGCGGCGCGAAGACGGAAGTCTACAGCCGCGTCGTCGGCTACTACCGCCCTGTGCAGAACTGGCACGAAGGAAAGAAAGAGGAATTCGCCCAGCGGCTTGAATTCAAGCTTCACGCCGGAGCAGGAGCGTGA
- a CDS encoding hydrogenase maturation nickel metallochaperone HypA: MSHEVALMGDILNLIAEDMKVRGLSKVLKIELIVGDLSNAMPDALEMAFEIHKAMKSPILDESSELVIIREEARAKCVFCGHEYTPDNRVALCPNCGMPGGKIISGETLKVLSYEGS, from the coding sequence ATGAGCCATGAGGTCGCACTCATGGGCGACATTCTCAACCTCATCGCCGAGGACATGAAGGTTCGGGGGCTCAGCAAGGTGCTCAAGATCGAACTCATCGTCGGCGATCTGTCCAATGCCATGCCGGACGCCCTCGAGATGGCCTTCGAGATCCACAAGGCGATGAAGTCGCCCATCCTGGACGAGTCTTCCGAGCTCGTGATCATCCGCGAGGAAGCGCGGGCGAAGTGCGTCTTTTGCGGGCACGAGTACACCCCGGACAACCGCGTCGCCCTCTGCCCGAACTGCGGCATGCCGGGCGGCAAGATCATCTCCGGGGAAACCCTCAAAGTTCTCTCCTACGAAGGGAGTTGA